A genome region from Triticum aestivum cultivar Chinese Spring chromosome 2B, IWGSC CS RefSeq v2.1, whole genome shotgun sequence includes the following:
- the LOC123039206 gene encoding probable (S)-ureidoglycine aminohydrolase, producing MVPAGHHLLLLALASLGGAAAAGADEGFCSAEPSNDCSQSPPLYSKVTSPTLAPVHLQDLPGFTRSVYKKDHALITPESHVFSPLPDWTNTLGAYLISPALGAHFTMYLANMQDGSKSALPPKDVERLIFVVQGSIALSVESGTTHSLLVDSYAYLPANMKHSVISDKPTTLVIFERRYTTIGDYHADLVVGSTDKQPLLETPGEVFELRKLLPTSLPYDFNIHIMDFQSGEYLNVKEVHYNQHGLLLLEGQGIYRLGNSWYPVQAGDTIWMAPFVPQWYAALGKTKSRYLLYKDVNRNPLI from the exons atggtccccgcaggccaccacctcctccttctcgCGCTCGCTTCCCTCGGGGGCGCAGCGGCAGCCGGCGCCGACGAGGGGTTCTGCTCGGCGGAACCGTCCAACGATTGCTCCCAGTCGCCGCCGCTCTACTCGAAGGTCACCAGTCCCACTCTCGCACCGGTGCATTTGCAAG ATTTACCTGGCTTCACACGTAGTGTGTACAAAAAGGATCATGCTTTAATAACACCAGAAAGCCATGTATTCAGTCCTTTGCCTGATTG GACCAACACGTTAGGAGCATATTTGATTAGCCCAGCTCTTGGCGCACACTTCACTATGTACTTGGCAAACATGCAAG ATGGATCAAAATCAGCCTTACCACCTAAAGATGTTGAAAG GCTTATCTTTGTAGTTCAAGGCAGCATTGCATTGTCTGTGGAGAGCGGAACAACCCACTCCCTGTTG GTAGACTCTTATGCTTATCTTCCTGCAAACATGAAGCACTCTGTGATATCAGATAAACCAACCACTCTTGTAATCTTTGAGAGGAG GTACACAACCATTGGGGATTACCATGCTGATCTAGTTGTTGGTTCAACAGATAAGCAACCCCTCCTTGAAACCCCAGGAGAG GTATTTGAGCTGAGGAAGCTGCTACCCACTTCTCTACCTTATGACTTTAATATTCAT ATAATGGACTTTCAGTCAGGCGAGTATCTCAATGTGAAG GAGGTTCATTACAATCAACATGGGCTGCTGCTTTTAGAGGGACAAGGAATATATCGATTGGGAAATAGCTG GTATCCGGTGCAAGCAGGCGATACCATTTGGATGGCGCCATTTGTGCCTCAATG GTATGCTGCCCTTGGTAAAACCAAGTCTAGGTACCTGCTGTACAAAGATGTCAATAGGAATCCACTGATATGA